One Pseudodesulfovibrio cashew DNA window includes the following coding sequences:
- a CDS encoding lipoate--protein ligase → MRYIYNQSTDPAFNLAAEEYLLTRTEPEVFMLWRNAPAVIVGRNQNTLAEIDETFLRERGIPVVRRMSGGGAVFHDLGNINFTFISTGTASKGLDFQKFTMPIQEALEDMGVNCTFSGRNDLLIEGKKFSGNAQHFHKGRILHHGTLLFSSDMTDLSGALRVDPEKYRDKAVKSVRSRVTNISSHLPAPMEVTNFIAALMDFVSKEAAQDDMALTAEENRIIEALADERYRTWDWNFGYSPAYNFNRRTRTPGGLLDVNMYVKKGHITRVRLHGDYFGVKSVSELEEQILECRHQRAALEERLTGINLEEYIKDVDLPTFLDCLF, encoded by the coding sequence ATGCGATACATTTACAACCAGTCCACCGACCCGGCCTTCAATCTGGCCGCAGAAGAATATTTGTTGACCCGAACCGAGCCCGAGGTGTTTATGCTCTGGCGCAACGCACCGGCCGTCATCGTCGGCCGGAACCAGAACACCCTGGCGGAAATCGACGAGACCTTTCTCAGGGAGCGCGGTATCCCGGTGGTCCGACGCATGAGCGGAGGCGGGGCCGTCTTCCACGACCTGGGCAACATCAACTTCACCTTCATCAGCACCGGGACCGCTTCCAAGGGTTTGGATTTCCAAAAATTCACCATGCCCATCCAGGAGGCGCTCGAAGACATGGGCGTGAACTGCACCTTCAGCGGACGAAACGACCTGCTCATCGAAGGGAAGAAATTTTCGGGCAACGCCCAACACTTCCATAAGGGACGCATCCTGCACCACGGCACCCTGCTCTTTTCCTCCGACATGACCGACCTCTCCGGCGCGCTGCGTGTCGACCCGGAAAAATACCGGGACAAGGCGGTCAAGAGCGTCCGTTCCAGGGTCACCAACATCTCCAGCCACCTGCCCGCTCCCATGGAAGTGACGAACTTCATCGCCGCACTCATGGACTTCGTGTCCAAGGAGGCCGCACAGGACGACATGGCCCTGACGGCAGAGGAGAACCGGATCATAGAAGCGCTTGCCGACGAGCGCTACCGTACCTGGGACTGGAACTTCGGCTACTCTCCGGCCTACAATTTCAACCGGCGGACCAGAACCCCCGGCGGACTGCTGGACGTCAACATGTATGTGAAAAAAGGACATATTACCCGCGTCAGGCTCCATGGCGACTACTTTGGTGTCAAAAGCGTCAGCGAGTTGGAGGAACAGATACTCGAGTGCCGCCACCAGCGCGCCGCACTGGAAGAACGCCTGACCGGAATCAACCTGGAGGAGTACATCAAGGACGTGGATCTCCCCACCTTCCTGGACTGCCTGTTCTGA
- a CDS encoding alpha-ketoacid dehydrogenase subunit beta — protein MSEKTYLQALNEALRQEMERDENVFILGEDVGQFGGCFGVTQGLFEQFGEERVMDTPITESAIVGAATGAAASGLRPVAELMFVDFIGVSMDQLFNQAAKMRYMFGGKTTVPMTLRMPQGAGIGAAAQHSQCLESWFMNIPGLKVVIPSTPYDAKGLLISAIRDDNPVVFLEHKLLYGASGEVPDESYTIDLGKADIKREGSDVTIVATSQMVYSALEAAEKLKADGIEAEVVDPRCLLPLDKDTILDSVKKTHALVVAHEAVTFAGPGAEISAMVAEEALDYLDAPIKRVGAPFCPVPFSPPLEQFYIPSADNIVEAVKSIR, from the coding sequence ATGTCCGAAAAAACATATCTTCAGGCACTCAATGAGGCGTTGAGGCAGGAAATGGAGCGCGACGAGAATGTCTTCATTCTCGGCGAGGACGTGGGTCAGTTCGGCGGATGCTTCGGCGTCACCCAGGGCCTGTTCGAGCAGTTCGGTGAGGAACGCGTCATGGACACCCCCATCACCGAGAGCGCCATCGTCGGCGCGGCCACCGGCGCCGCCGCCAGCGGCCTGCGCCCCGTGGCCGAGCTGATGTTCGTCGACTTCATCGGCGTATCCATGGATCAGCTGTTCAACCAGGCCGCCAAGATGCGCTACATGTTCGGCGGCAAGACCACCGTTCCCATGACCCTGCGCATGCCCCAAGGCGCCGGTATCGGTGCTGCCGCCCAGCACTCCCAGTGCCTGGAGTCCTGGTTCATGAACATTCCCGGTCTCAAGGTGGTCATCCCGTCCACTCCCTACGACGCCAAGGGCCTGCTCATCAGCGCCATCCGCGATGACAACCCGGTGGTCTTCCTGGAGCACAAGCTGCTCTACGGCGCCAGCGGCGAAGTCCCGGACGAGAGCTACACCATCGATCTCGGCAAGGCCGACATCAAGCGCGAGGGCAGCGACGTGACCATCGTGGCCACCTCCCAGATGGTCTACTCCGCCCTGGAGGCTGCAGAAAAGCTCAAGGCCGACGGCATCGAGGCAGAGGTCGTTGACCCGCGCTGCCTGCTGCCCCTGGACAAGGACACCATCCTGGACTCCGTCAAGAAGACCCACGCCCTGGTCGTCGCCCACGAGGCAGTGACCTTCGCCGGTCCCGGCGCGGAGATTTCGGCCATGGTCGCCGAAGAGGCCCTGGACTACCTGGACGCCCCCATCAAGCGGGTCGGCGCTCCCTTCTGCCCGGTCCCGTTCTCCCCGCCGCTGGAACAGTTCTACATCCCCAGCGCGGACAACATTGTTGAAGCAGTAAAGAGTATTCGCTAA
- a CDS encoding carboxymuconolactone decarboxylase family protein codes for MDAAEKAAMTLSKMTTQAGNVFPNYIAFTKEISQWGPIDHKTQELIHVACSMMSQCEMCISLHIQGAASHGASKEEIMQAAMLAIAMGGSPKMMYMKYVFDELEDLFD; via the coding sequence ATGGATGCAGCAGAAAAAGCAGCAATGACCCTGTCCAAAATGACCACCCAGGCCGGAAACGTCTTCCCCAACTACATCGCCTTCACCAAGGAGATCAGCCAGTGGGGTCCCATCGACCACAAGACCCAGGAACTGATTCACGTCGCCTGTTCCATGATGTCCCAGTGCGAGATGTGCATTTCCCTCCACATCCAGGGTGCGGCCAGCCACGGTGCCAGCAAGGAAGAGATCATGCAGGCGGCCATGCTGGCCATTGCCATGGGCGGCTCGCCGAAGATGATGTACATGAAGTACGTCTTCGACGAACTCGAGGACTTGTTCGATTAG
- a CDS encoding NAD(+)/NADH kinase, whose translation MSIAAILANPASGKDIRRLVAHGSVFDNQEKVRMVRRLILGLERAGITKILYMPDSYATVPRALNSISPSIPVEAVEMPVRNNQTDTTTAAGIMETLGARCLIVLGGDGTSRAACKGTVRIPLLPLSTGTNNVFPLMGEATVMGLAAGLVASGRLPWEACCVKSCMFDILLDGEVVDIALVDAAVYDDVFLASRAVWHMEKVPQLFLTRCSAGSIGLSAIGGQIRGISPEEPLGLALQLGEPAPITVTAAIAPGMFADVPIIGVSEMAPGEVFPINVAPGLIAVDGEREVEIPTGSRASIRLNTDGPMVIDVEKTMSLARDEGLFRQPS comes from the coding sequence TTGAGCATAGCAGCCATTCTGGCCAACCCCGCTTCCGGCAAGGACATCCGCCGCCTGGTCGCCCACGGCAGCGTTTTCGACAATCAGGAAAAGGTCCGCATGGTCCGGCGGCTCATCCTCGGGTTGGAACGGGCCGGGATCACGAAGATACTCTATATGCCGGACTCCTATGCCACTGTTCCGCGCGCCCTCAATTCCATTTCCCCGTCCATTCCCGTGGAGGCGGTAGAGATGCCCGTCCGCAACAACCAGACCGACACCACCACGGCTGCGGGTATCATGGAGACCCTCGGCGCTCGCTGCCTCATCGTCCTCGGCGGCGACGGAACCAGCCGAGCGGCCTGCAAGGGGACCGTCCGAATCCCCCTCCTACCGCTCTCCACGGGAACCAATAACGTCTTCCCCCTCATGGGAGAGGCCACGGTGATGGGCCTTGCGGCAGGGCTCGTCGCCAGTGGCCGCCTCCCCTGGGAGGCGTGCTGCGTCAAATCCTGCATGTTCGACATCCTGCTCGACGGCGAAGTTGTGGACATCGCCCTAGTGGATGCAGCAGTATATGATGATGTCTTTTTGGCCTCCAGGGCAGTCTGGCACATGGAAAAGGTGCCCCAGCTCTTCCTGACCCGGTGCAGCGCGGGGTCCATCGGGCTCTCGGCCATCGGCGGTCAGATCCGGGGCATCAGTCCGGAGGAGCCCCTCGGCCTGGCCCTGCAACTGGGAGAGCCCGCGCCCATCACGGTGACGGCGGCCATCGCGCCGGGCATGTTCGCGGACGTGCCCATCATCGGGGTGTCGGAGATGGCTCCCGGAGAAGTTTTTCCCATCAACGTCGCCCCCGGTCTGATCGCCGTGGACGGCGAACGTGAGGTGGAGATTCCGACCGGTTCCAGGGCGTCCATTCGCCTGAACACGGACGGCCCCATGGTCATCGATGTGGAAAAGACCATGTCCCTTGCCAGGGATGAAGGTCTGTTCCGCCAACCATCATAA
- a CDS encoding ABC transporter substrate-binding protein, producing MKTLDQLMASVQASGQQDNPDPGELDLLLYSPCPVKLAVKAQLDEVSREYEEAGDPINIHIPMGCTSVDPYDPLHLETDPDKLPGIIASIGFGDFFRKGFSERFVNTGVFEAVLPEKVHPLHEEAGIVDPEGRYTIYALTPYIFLVDTARLGDTPPPRRWEDLLHPRYRGQINMCGDGDDMADAALMSIYKEFGMEGIEKLAANAHGLMHSSRMGKSGGSAKGGGIYIIPYFFAETSQQPEHMQVIWPEDGTAASPIYFLAKRDARPRLDKLLDFFTRGFGEIESARWFLPLGGPLPDNLPPEARIKWVGWDFIRDNDITAVRDLLNDTFRRLVKETPCAS from the coding sequence ATGAAAACTCTCGACCAACTTATGGCCTCGGTCCAGGCTTCCGGCCAACAGGACAACCCGGACCCTGGCGAACTCGATCTGCTCCTCTACTCTCCCTGTCCGGTCAAGCTGGCGGTCAAGGCGCAACTGGACGAGGTGAGCCGCGAATACGAAGAGGCGGGTGACCCGATTAACATCCACATCCCCATGGGATGCACCTCGGTTGACCCCTACGACCCCCTGCACCTGGAGACCGACCCGGACAAACTTCCGGGCATCATCGCCTCCATCGGCTTCGGCGACTTCTTCCGCAAGGGCTTTTCCGAACGCTTCGTCAACACCGGCGTGTTCGAAGCCGTGTTGCCCGAGAAGGTTCACCCCCTGCATGAAGAGGCCGGCATCGTGGACCCGGAGGGACGCTATACGATCTACGCCCTGACCCCGTACATTTTCCTGGTGGACACGGCCCGACTCGGCGACACTCCGCCGCCTCGACGCTGGGAGGACCTGCTGCACCCGCGCTACCGAGGGCAGATCAACATGTGCGGCGACGGCGACGACATGGCAGACGCGGCCCTCATGTCTATATATAAAGAGTTCGGCATGGAGGGGATCGAAAAACTCGCGGCCAACGCCCACGGCCTGATGCACTCCTCGCGCATGGGCAAATCCGGCGGCTCGGCCAAGGGCGGCGGCATCTACATCATCCCATATTTCTTTGCCGAGACCTCGCAGCAGCCAGAGCATATGCAGGTCATCTGGCCCGAGGACGGCACCGCGGCCAGCCCCATCTATTTCCTGGCCAAACGCGACGCCCGGCCAAGGCTGGACAAACTCCTCGACTTCTTCACCCGGGGATTCGGCGAGATCGAAAGCGCCCGCTGGTTCCTGCCCCTCGGCGGCCCGCTCCCGGACAACCTGCCGCCCGAAGCCCGCATCAAATGGGTTGGCTGGGACTTCATCCGGGACAACGACATCACCGCCGTGCGCGACCTGCTCAACGACACCTTCCGACGTCTGGTCAAGGAGACGCCGTGCGCCTCGTGA
- a CDS encoding ATP-binding cassette domain-containing protein: MSGDFLTLQSLTVTAGCDKDGRNETMDVAFAPGEITALLGPTGSGKSRFLYDIESLADRDTPSRRTVLLDGEKPDPDRRFELQGRLVAQLTQNMNFVLDMGVRDFIRTHAESREAEDPEATADEVINAANALAGEPFDLDTQLTQLSGGQSRALMIADAALLSWSPILLIDEIENAGVDKSRAMDLLLKSDKIVVIATHDPVLALSADRRLVFENGAVGKILPRSGAEERILARLEDAEAEFSRIRSHLRRGLPLE, translated from the coding sequence ATGAGCGGAGATTTTCTGACCCTGCAAAGCCTGACCGTCACCGCCGGTTGCGACAAGGACGGCCGGAACGAGACCATGGACGTGGCCTTCGCACCCGGAGAGATAACCGCCCTGCTCGGCCCCACGGGATCGGGCAAGAGCCGCTTCCTCTACGACATCGAGTCCCTGGCCGACCGCGACACGCCGTCCCGCCGAACCGTACTCCTGGACGGGGAAAAGCCCGACCCGGACCGTCGCTTCGAACTCCAGGGCAGGCTGGTTGCCCAGCTGACCCAGAACATGAACTTCGTTCTGGACATGGGCGTGCGCGACTTCATCCGCACCCACGCCGAGAGCCGAGAGGCGGAAGACCCCGAGGCCACGGCGGACGAGGTGATCAATGCGGCCAATGCCCTGGCCGGCGAGCCCTTTGACCTGGACACCCAGCTCACCCAGCTCTCGGGCGGCCAGTCCCGTGCGCTGATGATCGCGGACGCGGCCCTGCTCAGTTGGTCGCCCATCCTGCTCATCGACGAGATCGAGAACGCGGGCGTGGACAAGTCCCGCGCCATGGACCTGCTGCTCAAGAGCGACAAGATAGTGGTCATCGCCACCCATGATCCCGTGCTCGCTCTGTCCGCCGACCGGCGGCTGGTGTTCGAAAACGGCGCGGTAGGCAAGATACTGCCCCGCTCGGGCGCCGAGGAACGCATCCTGGCCCGGTTGGAAGACGCGGAAGCGGAATTCTCCCGCATCCGATCGCATCTTCGGCGAGGCCTCCCCCTGGAATAA
- a CDS encoding thiamine pyrophosphate-dependent dehydrogenase E1 component subunit alpha has translation MALSKKTLIQMYETMNRIRLFEQRLQEFFAAGEIPGFVHLYLGEEAVATGACAALTDADSITSTHRGHGHLLAKGGDLKLMMAEIFGRSTGYCKGKGGSMHIADMDLGILGANGIVGGGGPLAAGAALAAKYKKTDNVAVCFFGDGASNQGTTQEALNMASAWKLPLVFVNENNGYGISCPQCKSMAVVDIADRAAAYDMPGVVVDGNDVLAVHEAVTEAVKRARKGEGPSLVECKTYRWRGHFEGDACTYRCTEELEEWMAKDPIPRFEAKLVESKTITQKEADKIKARIEKDVDEAVAFAKESPMPETSALMDDVYA, from the coding sequence ATGGCTCTCAGCAAGAAGACATTGATTCAGATGTATGAAACCATGAACAGGATTCGCCTGTTCGAGCAGAGGTTGCAGGAATTTTTCGCAGCGGGCGAGATCCCTGGCTTCGTGCACCTCTATCTCGGTGAGGAAGCCGTCGCCACCGGCGCCTGCGCAGCCCTGACCGATGCCGACTCGATCACCTCCACCCACCGCGGCCACGGACACCTCCTGGCCAAGGGCGGTGACCTGAAGCTGATGATGGCCGAGATCTTCGGCCGGAGCACCGGTTACTGCAAGGGCAAGGGCGGTTCCATGCATATCGCCGATATGGATCTCGGCATTCTCGGCGCCAACGGCATCGTTGGCGGCGGCGGCCCTCTTGCCGCCGGCGCAGCCCTGGCCGCCAAATACAAAAAGACCGACAACGTGGCCGTCTGCTTCTTCGGCGACGGCGCGTCCAACCAGGGTACCACTCAGGAAGCCCTGAACATGGCCAGCGCCTGGAAACTGCCGCTGGTCTTCGTCAATGAGAACAACGGGTACGGCATCTCGTGCCCGCAGTGCAAGTCCATGGCCGTCGTGGACATCGCCGACCGCGCCGCCGCATACGATATGCCCGGCGTGGTGGTGGACGGCAATGACGTGCTTGCGGTGCACGAGGCCGTGACCGAGGCCGTCAAGCGCGCCCGCAAGGGTGAAGGCCCCTCCCTGGTGGAGTGCAAGACCTACCGCTGGCGCGGCCACTTCGAGGGCGACGCCTGCACCTACCGCTGCACCGAGGAGCTGGAAGAGTGGATGGCCAAGGATCCGATTCCCCGGTTCGAGGCCAAGCTCGTCGAGAGCAAGACCATCACCCAGAAGGAAGCGGACAAGATCAAGGCGCGCATCGAAAAGGATGTGGACGAGGCCGTGGCTTTCGCCAAGGAAAGCCCCATGCCTGAGACCAGCGCACTGATGGACGACGTGTACGCCTAA
- a CDS encoding DUF6506 family protein encodes MSNALKAAFIFVAPGGDPKQHRSWVLTEGVELLAVAVSGYDQAEELARDLVENEGIAAIELCGGFGVAGTARIAAAVDVPVGVVRFDVHPGLNNVSGDKLFG; translated from the coding sequence ATGAGCAACGCACTCAAAGCCGCGTTCATTTTCGTCGCCCCCGGCGGCGACCCGAAACAACACAGGAGCTGGGTCCTGACCGAAGGCGTGGAGCTCCTGGCTGTGGCCGTGAGCGGCTACGACCAGGCTGAGGAATTGGCCCGCGATCTGGTGGAGAACGAAGGCATCGCGGCTATCGAGCTGTGCGGCGGGTTCGGCGTGGCCGGTACCGCACGCATCGCCGCCGCCGTCGACGTCCCAGTGGGCGTGGTCCGTTTCGACGTCCACCCCGGCCTGAACAACGTCAGCGGCGACAAACTGTTCGGCTGA
- a CDS encoding TOBE domain-containing protein, giving the protein MQLSARNLVPGKVKELTVGLVNAEVVIEIAPGVEVVSVITKNSVERMDIKVGDEVKAMVKATSVMIAK; this is encoded by the coding sequence ATGCAACTGAGCGCACGCAACCTGGTTCCCGGCAAAGTCAAGGAACTCACTGTCGGTCTGGTCAACGCCGAAGTGGTTATCGAAATCGCCCCCGGCGTGGAAGTCGTTTCCGTGATCACCAAGAATTCCGTGGAACGCATGGACATCAAGGTCGGTGACGAGGTCAAGGCCATGGTCAAGGCCACCAGCGTCATGATCGCCAAATAG
- a CDS encoding PaaI family thioesterase — MDINTHESIDRSLCGEPTAVEEGRSEVRLECTRNMAADGSGLVHGGFIFGLADYAAMLSVNHPNVVLGAAETRFLKPSKVGDVLVARAQDETPQERKHLVRVEVSCGEDTVFAGTFTCFVTPKHVLADD; from the coding sequence ATGGATATCAACACGCACGAAAGCATTGACCGGTCGCTGTGCGGCGAACCCACCGCAGTGGAGGAAGGACGCAGCGAGGTACGCCTGGAGTGCACCCGGAACATGGCTGCCGACGGTAGCGGGCTGGTGCACGGCGGCTTCATCTTCGGGCTGGCCGACTACGCGGCCATGCTCTCGGTCAACCATCCCAACGTGGTGCTGGGGGCAGCCGAAACCCGTTTTCTGAAGCCCTCAAAAGTGGGAGACGTCCTGGTGGCCAGGGCGCAAGACGAGACCCCGCAGGAGCGCAAGCATCTCGTGCGGGTGGAAGTATCGTGCGGCGAGGACACCGTCTTTGCCGGAACGTTCACCTGCTTCGTCACGCCGAAACACGTTCTCGCAGACGACTAG
- a CDS encoding amidohydrolase encodes MHENYIITNVNGIAMDDADTRFSALAVENGRITLVGSADDVAPLIRDGHPVLSLDGKTMLPGFMDTHQHLGLTGQVLNGLNFLGDDSLDTVYARLTEAAKEAPDDRWVLGYSLNEYNVREGRLPLKEDLDAACPNRPVMVVHTSWHLCALNSRALEILDLPRGLPGLDVGADGMPTGLVRDPGSLTHVFPAVSSLTPAEAKLASFRAACEAALRQGITTLHCLEGGEFGPGDTRLVVENRDKLPLNTVIWNQVMDIEETVNLGLKRIGGCICADGAIDARTAAVFEPYLDQPDNRGTLNFSQQQMDDFILAAHKAGLQTAIHCETDRAIEQVLLAMERAIAAHPRKDHRHRIEHCEIPTPGQLDRMAEAGIIASMQPAFFPFLVDMDDYELRFGKDRLRWIHPYRTMLDKGIVMCGGSDCPITPHTPLVGIQAAVLHPIKEERLTPLEAIRMFTSDAAYSGFEEHERGSIEPGKVADLVVLDDDPTTVAPEKIGSIHVDRVIVAGRTVER; translated from the coding sequence ATGCATGAAAACTATATCATCACCAACGTCAATGGTATCGCCATGGACGACGCGGACACCCGTTTCAGCGCCCTGGCAGTGGAAAACGGACGCATCACCCTGGTCGGCAGTGCGGACGACGTCGCCCCCCTCATCCGGGACGGGCATCCGGTCCTCTCCCTGGACGGCAAGACCATGCTGCCCGGGTTCATGGACACCCATCAGCACCTCGGCCTGACCGGCCAGGTCCTCAACGGGCTGAACTTCCTGGGAGACGACTCTCTGGACACCGTCTATGCCCGCCTCACCGAAGCCGCGAAAGAAGCGCCCGACGACCGTTGGGTCCTCGGCTATTCACTCAACGAGTACAACGTACGCGAAGGCAGGCTCCCCCTGAAGGAAGACCTGGACGCGGCCTGCCCCAACCGGCCGGTCATGGTCGTCCACACCTCATGGCACCTGTGCGCCCTCAACTCCAGAGCGCTGGAGATCCTCGACCTCCCGCGCGGCCTGCCGGGCCTTGACGTGGGGGCTGACGGCATGCCCACCGGGCTGGTGCGCGATCCCGGTTCCCTCACTCACGTGTTCCCGGCGGTCAGCTCCCTCACCCCGGCAGAGGCCAAGCTGGCCAGCTTCCGCGCAGCCTGCGAGGCGGCTCTGAGACAGGGCATCACCACCCTGCACTGCCTGGAGGGCGGCGAGTTCGGCCCGGGCGACACCCGGCTGGTGGTGGAGAACCGTGACAAGCTGCCCCTGAACACCGTGATCTGGAACCAGGTCATGGACATCGAGGAAACCGTGAACCTCGGCCTGAAACGCATCGGCGGCTGCATCTGCGCGGACGGAGCCATCGACGCCCGCACCGCCGCCGTGTTCGAGCCCTACCTCGACCAGCCCGACAACCGGGGCACCCTCAACTTTTCCCAACAACAGATGGACGACTTCATCCTGGCCGCACACAAGGCCGGGTTGCAGACCGCCATCCACTGCGAGACCGACCGGGCCATCGAACAGGTTCTCCTGGCCATGGAGCGCGCCATCGCGGCGCACCCGCGCAAGGACCACCGCCACCGCATCGAGCACTGCGAAATCCCCACCCCCGGCCAGCTCGATCGCATGGCCGAGGCGGGCATCATCGCCTCCATGCAGCCCGCGTTCTTTCCCTTCTTAGTAGATATGGACGACTACGAACTGCGCTTCGGCAAGGACCGGCTGCGCTGGATTCATCCCTACCGGACCATGCTGGACAAGGGCATCGTCATGTGCGGCGGTTCCGATTGTCCCATCACGCCCCACACCCCGCTGGTAGGCATCCAGGCCGCCGTGCTTCACCCCATCAAAGAGGAACGGCTCACGCCCCTGGAGGCCATCCGCATGTTCACCTCGGATGCGGCGTATAGCGGTTTCGAAGAGCATGAACGCGGCAGCATCGAGCCGGGAAAAGTCGCGGACCTAGTCGTTCTGGACGACGATCCGACAACCGTGGCCCCCGAGAAAATAGGCTCCATACACGTGGATCGAGTCATCGTGGCGGGCAGGACAGTCGAGCGATAA
- a CDS encoding GTP-binding protein: MRLVTVAGPPSCGKTSLLTKACAELMHQGVSCAVVKFDCLQTRDHDTYTDAGIPATAVLSGGLCPDHFFATNLEEAFDWAESTGAECCIIETAGLCNRCSPHLRGALALCVIDNLMGIEAPKKIGPMLKLADLVLVTKGDLVSQAEREVYRHRIRQMNAKAVIRHINGLTGQGCRDLATILGMAPDIKSVTEMRLRFAMPAAVCSYCLSETRIGSRYQKGNVKKAAFGGGK, from the coding sequence GTGCGCCTCGTGACCGTCGCCGGACCGCCCTCCTGCGGCAAGACATCGCTGTTGACCAAGGCCTGCGCCGAACTCATGCACCAGGGCGTGTCCTGCGCCGTGGTCAAGTTCGACTGCCTCCAGACCCGCGATCACGACACCTACACGGACGCGGGCATCCCGGCCACCGCAGTGCTCTCGGGCGGTCTCTGCCCGGACCACTTCTTCGCCACCAACCTGGAGGAAGCCTTCGACTGGGCCGAATCCACCGGGGCGGAATGCTGCATTATTGAAACCGCGGGGCTGTGCAACCGCTGCTCGCCGCACCTTCGCGGCGCGTTGGCCCTGTGCGTCATCGACAACCTTATGGGCATCGAGGCTCCCAAGAAGATCGGCCCCATGCTCAAGCTGGCCGACCTGGTCCTGGTGACCAAGGGCGACCTCGTCTCCCAGGCCGAACGCGAAGTGTACCGGCACCGCATCCGGCAGATGAACGCCAAGGCCGTCATCCGGCACATCAACGGCCTGACCGGCCAGGGGTGCCGCGACCTAGCGACCATCCTGGGCATGGCCCCGGACATCAAGTCGGTCACGGAGATGCGGCTGCGCTTCGCCATGCCCGCCGCGGTCTGCTCCTATTGCCTGAGCGAGACCCGCATCGGTAGCCGCTACCAGAAGGGCAACGTGAAAAAGGCCGCGTTCGGAGGTGGAAAATGA
- a CDS encoding Lin0512 family protein — MPRKRFAIELGYAADLHGEDMTKAAVRAVRDAVSRICLCGIVEICGRDRFQGVYVHADVAVPDPEAVDRDAVLSCIPIGETSLSVVSGGMSVPGIEVPCFAPGVSNIVAACAALTVSIEMDMADEGTEISEKQACGCAAKAE; from the coding sequence ATGCCGCGAAAACGGTTTGCCATAGAGCTCGGTTACGCCGCCGACCTGCACGGAGAGGACATGACCAAGGCCGCGGTGCGCGCGGTGCGGGACGCTGTGTCCCGGATCTGTCTGTGCGGGATCGTGGAAATATGCGGCAGGGACCGGTTCCAGGGCGTTTACGTCCATGCGGACGTGGCCGTGCCTGATCCGGAAGCCGTGGACCGGGATGCCGTCCTTTCCTGCATCCCCATCGGCGAGACTTCGCTGTCCGTGGTTTCCGGCGGCATGAGCGTGCCGGGAATCGAGGTTCCCTGCTTCGCTCCCGGCGTGAGCAATATCGTCGCCGCCTGTGCCGCCCTGACCGTCTCCATCGAGATGGACATGGCGGACGAGGGAACGGAAATATCGGAGAAACAGGCCTGCGGTTGCGCCGCCAAGGCCGAATAA